The following coding sequences lie in one Nonomuraea muscovyensis genomic window:
- the glmM gene encoding phosphoglucosamine mutase, whose amino-acid sequence MARLFGTDGVRGVAGRDLTAELAMDLAVAAAHVLGDAGVFTATGRRPIAVVGRDPRASGEFLEAAVVAGLASSGVDVLRLGVLPTPAVAHLTAALGADIGVMLSASHNPAPDNGIKFLARGGFKLSDAVEDEIERRLGEDWSFPVGSAVGRVRDAYGEADRYITHVLSTARGGLDGLHVVVDCAHGAAHMVAPEALLRAGATVEAIGARPDGLNINAGHGSTHLDKLQQVVISRGADAGIAYDGDADRCLAVDHTGAVIDGDQIMAILAAAMHAGGELAKDTVVATVMSNLGFKLAMREAGIHVVETAVGDRYVLERMKADGYNLGGEQSGHVIMLDHATTGDGLLTSLHLLAVVASSGKSLRELAAIMTPLPQVLINVTDVDKGKAKSAELATAVTEAETELGDTGRVLIRPSGTEPMIRVMVEASSEDQATKVAEHLAGVVRAVCV is encoded by the coding sequence TTGGCGCGTCTTTTCGGCACCGACGGGGTACGTGGGGTCGCGGGACGCGACCTCACGGCTGAGCTCGCCATGGACCTCGCGGTCGCGGCGGCTCACGTCCTCGGCGATGCAGGCGTGTTCACCGCTACCGGACGCCGTCCGATAGCGGTCGTAGGCCGGGACCCGCGTGCCTCGGGAGAGTTTCTCGAGGCCGCCGTGGTCGCCGGCCTCGCGTCGTCCGGAGTGGATGTGCTGCGCCTCGGCGTGCTGCCCACCCCGGCCGTCGCCCACCTCACCGCCGCGCTCGGCGCCGATATCGGCGTCATGCTGTCGGCCTCGCACAACCCGGCGCCCGACAACGGGATCAAGTTCCTGGCCCGCGGCGGCTTCAAGCTGTCCGACGCGGTCGAGGACGAGATCGAGCGGCGGCTGGGCGAGGACTGGAGCTTCCCCGTCGGTTCGGCCGTGGGGCGGGTGCGCGACGCGTACGGTGAGGCTGATCGCTACATCACCCACGTGCTGTCCACGGCGCGCGGCGGGCTCGACGGCCTTCACGTCGTCGTCGACTGCGCCCACGGGGCCGCGCACATGGTGGCGCCGGAGGCGCTGCTGCGGGCCGGGGCCACGGTCGAGGCGATCGGAGCAAGGCCCGACGGGCTCAACATCAACGCCGGTCATGGCTCCACCCACCTCGACAAGCTGCAGCAGGTCGTGATCTCGCGCGGTGCCGACGCCGGCATCGCCTACGACGGCGACGCCGACCGCTGCCTGGCGGTCGACCACACCGGCGCGGTGATCGACGGCGACCAGATCATGGCGATCCTGGCCGCCGCCATGCACGCCGGGGGCGAGCTGGCCAAGGACACCGTGGTCGCGACCGTGATGTCCAACCTGGGCTTCAAGCTGGCCATGCGCGAGGCGGGCATCCACGTGGTGGAGACCGCCGTGGGCGACCGCTACGTGCTGGAGCGGATGAAGGCCGACGGCTACAACCTGGGCGGTGAGCAGTCGGGCCACGTCATCATGCTCGACCACGCCACCACCGGCGACGGGCTGCTGACCTCGCTCCACCTGCTCGCGGTCGTCGCCTCGTCCGGCAAGTCGCTGCGCGAGCTGGCCGCGATCATGACGCCGCTGCCGCAGGTGCTGATCAACGTCACGGACGTCGACAAGGGCAAGGCCAAGTCGGCCGAGCTGGCGACGGCGGTCACCGAGGCCGAGACGGAGCTGGGCGACACGGGCCGGGTGCTGATCCGGCCGAGCGGCACGGAGCCGATGATCCGCGTCATGGTCGAGGCCTCCTCCGAGGACCAGGCCACCAAGGTCGCCGAGCATCTCGCCGGCGTGGTGCGCGCCGTCTGCGTCTGA
- the truA gene encoding tRNA pseudouridine(38-40) synthase TruA has product MVRLRLDLGYDGTDFSGWARQPGRRTVQGEIEQALGRILRLAEPPALTVAGRTDAGVHARGQVAHVDLPVAALAELDRNRRTTRPAQPGAGVGGAAGDRPGGGLDGAPEGVPAEGLPPDVDERLATLVRRLGGVLEPDVRVHRVCVAPDGFDARFSALFRRYAYRVSDAPGGGDPLRRREVVWHNRPLEPDAMNAAAARLLGEHDFAAFCKKRDGATTIRELQRLRWVRDDGGPLVATVVADAFCHSMVRALVGALLAVGDGRRPVEWPAQVLGRAVRDSGVHVAPAHGLCLEEVGYPPEAELAARAAATRRVRTASAGGDAPFEDE; this is encoded by the coding sequence GTGGTACGGCTCCGCCTCGACCTCGGGTACGACGGCACCGACTTCTCCGGCTGGGCCCGGCAGCCCGGGCGGCGCACCGTTCAGGGGGAGATCGAGCAGGCGCTCGGCCGGATCCTGCGCCTGGCCGAGCCGCCCGCGTTGACCGTGGCCGGGCGCACCGACGCCGGGGTGCACGCCCGGGGGCAGGTGGCCCACGTGGACCTGCCGGTGGCGGCCCTCGCCGAGCTCGACCGCAACCGCCGCACCACCCGTCCGGCACAGCCGGGGGCCGGGGTGGGCGGCGCCGCGGGCGATCGGCCGGGTGGCGGGCTGGACGGGGCGCCGGAGGGAGTGCCCGCGGAGGGGTTGCCCCCGGACGTGGACGAGAGGCTCGCCACGCTCGTGCGGCGGCTGGGCGGGGTCCTGGAGCCGGATGTGCGGGTTCATCGGGTCTGCGTGGCTCCTGACGGCTTTGACGCCCGATTCTCCGCTCTGTTCCGCCGTTACGCGTACCGGGTGAGTGACGCGCCGGGAGGGGGCGACCCGCTGCGCCGCCGCGAGGTCGTCTGGCACAACCGGCCGCTGGAACCGGACGCGATGAACGCGGCGGCCGCGCGGTTGCTCGGCGAGCACGACTTCGCGGCGTTCTGCAAGAAGCGCGACGGCGCGACGACGATCAGGGAGCTGCAGCGGCTCCGGTGGGTGCGCGACGACGGCGGTCCGCTCGTGGCCACGGTGGTGGCGGACGCGTTCTGCCACTCGATGGTGCGGGCGCTGGTCGGGGCGTTGCTGGCCGTCGGTGACGGGCGGCGGCCCGTGGAGTGGCCGGCCCAGGTGCTGGGCCGGGCCGTACGCGACTCGGGTGTGCACGTGGCGCCCGCGCACGGGCTGTGCCTGGAGGAGGTCGGCTACCCGCCGGAGGCGGAGCTGGCGGCACGCGCCGCCGCGACGCGGCGGGTACGCACCGCGTCAGCCGGCGGCGATGCGCCGTTCGAGGACGAGTGA
- the map gene encoding type I methionyl aminopeptidase → MFKKNRHGIQIKTAEQLDKMRAAGLVVGRTLDLLRRVVEPGMTPLDLDVIAEKAIRDEGAVPSFKGYQGFPATICASVNDEVVHGIPTNARKLREGDIISIDCGAILDGWHGDSAVTVPVGEVDPKLTELMRVTEEAMWRGIAALSIGRRLSDIGYEIEKYVRSQGRFGIPAEYGGHGIGTEMHMEPWIANHGRPGRGPSLEEGMCLAIEPMVNLGTERTRVLADDWTVVTIDGKQSAHFEHSVAVTHNGPWVLTALDGGAERLAQLHN, encoded by the coding sequence GTGTTCAAGAAGAACAGGCATGGAATTCAGATCAAGACGGCCGAGCAGCTCGACAAGATGCGCGCTGCCGGCCTTGTCGTCGGACGCACGCTGGACCTGCTGAGGCGCGTGGTCGAGCCCGGGATGACGCCGCTCGACCTCGACGTCATCGCCGAGAAGGCCATCAGGGACGAGGGGGCCGTCCCGTCCTTCAAGGGCTACCAGGGGTTCCCGGCGACGATCTGCGCCTCGGTCAACGACGAGGTCGTCCACGGCATCCCGACCAACGCCCGCAAGCTTCGCGAGGGCGACATCATCTCCATCGACTGCGGTGCCATCCTCGACGGGTGGCACGGCGACTCCGCGGTGACGGTGCCCGTCGGCGAGGTCGATCCCAAGCTCACCGAGTTGATGCGGGTCACCGAGGAGGCGATGTGGCGGGGCATCGCCGCGCTGTCGATCGGCCGGCGACTGTCCGACATCGGGTACGAGATCGAGAAGTACGTCCGGTCGCAGGGCCGCTTCGGCATCCCGGCGGAGTACGGCGGCCACGGCATCGGCACCGAGATGCACATGGAGCCGTGGATCGCCAACCACGGCCGCCCCGGCCGGGGTCCCTCCCTGGAGGAGGGGATGTGCCTGGCGATCGAGCCCATGGTCAACCTGGGCACCGAGCGGACGCGCGTCCTGGCCGACGACTGGACGGTCGTGACGATCGACGGCAAACAGTCCGCGCACTTCGAGCACAGCGTCGCCGTGACACATAATGGACCTTGGGTGCTGACCGCCCTCGACGGGGGCGCGGAGCGTCTGGCGCAACTGCATAACTAG
- the rplQ gene encoding 50S ribosomal protein L17 codes for MPKPTKGARLGGSPAHERLILANLATDLFRHGKIRTTVAKAKRLRPLAERLITKAKKGDIHNRRQVLTVVKDKGVVHHLFTEIATTFAERPGGYTRITKIGARKGDNAPMAVIELVTEPLNTVRVSRTDAPATAAAPAKAEESEAPAAEEAPAAKADESAEAPAAESADEAKDEAKKDEA; via the coding sequence ATGCCCAAGCCCACCAAGGGCGCACGTCTTGGCGGCAGCCCGGCTCACGAGCGGCTGATCCTGGCGAACCTCGCCACGGACCTGTTCCGCCACGGCAAGATCCGCACCACGGTTGCCAAGGCCAAGCGCCTCCGCCCGCTGGCGGAGCGCCTGATCACCAAGGCGAAGAAGGGCGACATCCACAACCGTCGCCAGGTGCTCACCGTCGTCAAGGACAAGGGCGTCGTTCACCACCTCTTCACCGAGATCGCGACGACGTTCGCCGAGCGTCCCGGCGGCTACACCCGCATCACCAAGATCGGGGCGCGTAAGGGCGACAACGCTCCGATGGCGGTCATCGAGCTGGTGACCGAGCCGCTGAACACGGTCCGCGTCTCGCGCACCGACGCGCCGGCCACCGCGGCTGCCCCGGCCAAGGCCGAGGAGAGCGAGGCTCCCGCCGCGGAGGAGGCTCCGGCCGCCAAGGCCGACGAGTCCGCCGAGGCTCCCGCCGCCGAGTCTGCTGACGAGGCCAAGGACGAGGCGAAGAAGGACGAGGCCTGA
- a CDS encoding CAP domain-containing protein: MRQTSHTRHTQRSARRRSHLGVVVCLMAALFFTGVLLGRLSDDAAPAGHIYLNETAPPAAAKATPSPRKAQPHAGRIEREETTEVPRGQSARSRSPRPSASPTDEVRGFIVDDNARVLGGEEIQPAPGMASKVVTLTNSARARQGCGPLRVDARLTRSARAHSLEMARSGRFAHDSPDGSSPWERMERAGYQAGAAENIGRGYTSPEEAVRGWLANPAHRQNILNCRIRAIGVGVADGPGGPWWTQDFGYS; this comes from the coding sequence ATGCGGCAGACCTCTCACACCCGGCACACCCAGCGGAGCGCCCGGCGCCGGAGCCATCTGGGTGTCGTGGTCTGCCTCATGGCGGCCCTGTTCTTCACGGGCGTGCTTCTCGGACGGCTGAGCGACGACGCCGCCCCGGCCGGCCACATCTACCTCAACGAGACCGCGCCGCCCGCCGCCGCCAAGGCCACCCCGTCACCCAGGAAGGCCCAGCCGCACGCGGGCCGGATCGAGCGCGAGGAGACGACGGAGGTACCCCGCGGTCAGTCGGCCAGAAGCCGGAGCCCCAGGCCGTCGGCCTCGCCGACCGACGAGGTGCGCGGCTTCATCGTCGACGACAACGCCCGGGTGCTCGGCGGCGAGGAGATCCAGCCGGCGCCCGGCATGGCGTCCAAGGTCGTCACGCTCACCAACTCCGCCCGCGCCAGGCAGGGCTGCGGCCCGCTGCGCGTGGACGCCCGGCTGACCCGGTCCGCCCGCGCCCACTCGCTGGAGATGGCCAGGAGCGGCCGTTTCGCGCACGACTCCCCCGACGGCTCGTCGCCGTGGGAGCGGATGGAGCGGGCCGGATACCAGGCGGGCGCCGCCGAGAACATCGGCCGCGGCTACACCAGCCCCGAGGAGGCGGTCAGGGGGTGGCTGGCCAACCCCGCCCATCGCCAGAACATCCTCAACTGCCGGATCCGGGCCATCGGTGTGGGCGTGGCCGACGGTCCGGGAGGGCCGTGGTGGACTCAGGACTTCGGCTACTCCTGA
- a CDS encoding DNA-directed RNA polymerase subunit alpha, whose protein sequence is MLIAQRPTLLEESIDETRSRFVIEPLEPGFGYTIGNSLRRTLLSSIPGAAVTSIRIEGVLHEFSTVPGVKEDVTDIILNLKELVVSSEHDEPVVMYLRKQGPGEVTAADIAPPAGVEVHNPELRIATLNSKAKLEMELTVERGRGYVSAAQNKQPGQEIGRIPIDSIYSPVLKVTYKVEATRVEQRTDFDRLILDVETKAAMKPRDAVASAGKTLVELFGLARELNVEAEGIDIGPSPTDAALAADLALPIEELNLTVRSYNCLKREGIHTVGELVARSEQDLLDIRNFGAKSIEEVKQKLHEMSLALKDSPPGFDPSAVAGAGYDDDDSAYVETEQY, encoded by the coding sequence ATGCTGATCGCTCAGCGCCCGACTCTTCTCGAAGAGTCGATCGACGAGACCCGGTCCCGGTTCGTCATCGAGCCGCTGGAGCCGGGCTTCGGCTACACCATCGGCAACTCGCTGCGCCGCACGCTGCTGTCGTCCATTCCGGGCGCGGCCGTGACGAGCATCCGCATCGAGGGCGTGCTGCACGAGTTCTCGACCGTTCCCGGGGTCAAGGAAGACGTCACCGACATCATCCTCAACCTCAAGGAGCTGGTCGTCTCCTCCGAGCACGACGAGCCGGTCGTGATGTACCTGCGCAAGCAGGGCCCGGGCGAGGTGACCGCCGCCGACATCGCGCCGCCCGCCGGTGTCGAGGTGCACAACCCCGAGCTGCGCATCGCCACGCTCAACAGCAAGGCCAAGCTGGAGATGGAGCTGACCGTCGAGCGCGGTCGCGGCTACGTCTCCGCCGCCCAGAACAAGCAGCCGGGCCAGGAGATCGGTCGCATCCCGATCGACTCCATCTACTCCCCGGTGCTCAAGGTCACGTACAAGGTCGAGGCGACCCGAGTCGAGCAGCGCACCGACTTCGACCGCCTGATCCTCGACGTCGAGACCAAGGCGGCCATGAAGCCGCGCGACGCGGTGGCCTCCGCCGGTAAGACGCTCGTCGAGCTGTTCGGCCTGGCCCGTGAGCTCAACGTCGAGGCCGAGGGCATCGACATCGGCCCGTCGCCGACCGACGCCGCCCTGGCCGCCGACCTGGCGCTGCCGATCGAGGAGCTCAACCTCACGGTCCGCTCCTACAACTGCCTCAAGCGCGAGGGCATCCACACCGTGGGTGAGCTCGTGGCCCGCAGCGAGCAGGACCTGCTCGACATCCGCAACTTCGGTGCCAAGTCCATCGAAGAGGTCAAGCAGAAGCTGCACGAGATGTCGCTGGCGCTCAAGGACTCCCCGCCCGGGTTCGACCCGAGCGCGGTGGCCGGCGCCGGTTACGACGACGACGACAGCGCGTACGTCGAGACCGAGCAGTACTGA
- the rpsD gene encoding 30S ribosomal protein S4, whose amino-acid sequence MARYTGADCKLCRREKTKLFLKGSKCESAKCPIEIRPYPPGEHGRGRPKETEYQLQLREKQKTRRIYGVLEKQFRNYYEEAAGKSGKSGEVLLQILESRLDNVVYRAGFAQSRDAARQQVRHGHITVNGKKVDIPSYRVREHDIIEVRESKRNLLPYEVARATAGERTVPAWLGVVPDKLRILVHQLPVRQQIDTQVQEQLIVEYYSK is encoded by the coding sequence ATGGCTCGTTACACGGGCGCGGACTGCAAGCTCTGCCGTCGTGAGAAGACCAAGCTCTTCCTCAAGGGCAGCAAGTGCGAGTCCGCCAAGTGCCCCATCGAGATTCGCCCCTACCCGCCGGGCGAGCACGGTCGCGGTCGTCCCAAGGAGACCGAGTACCAGCTCCAGCTTCGCGAGAAGCAGAAGACCCGTCGCATCTACGGCGTCCTCGAGAAGCAGTTCCGCAACTACTACGAGGAGGCTGCGGGCAAGAGCGGCAAGTCGGGTGAGGTGCTGCTCCAGATCCTGGAGAGCCGTCTCGACAACGTCGTCTACCGCGCCGGCTTCGCCCAGTCGCGTGACGCCGCTCGCCAGCAGGTCCGCCACGGTCACATCACCGTGAACGGCAAGAAGGTCGACATCCCGTCGTACCGCGTGCGCGAGCACGACATCATCGAGGTGCGCGAGAGCAAGCGCAACCTCCTGCCGTACGAGGTGGCCCGCGCCACCGCCGGCGAGCGCACGGTCCCGGCCTGGCTGGGCGTCGTTCCCGACAAGCTCCGCATCCTGGTGCACCAGCTGCCCGTCCGGCAGCAGATCGACACCCAGGTCCAGGAGCAGCTCATCGTCGAGTACTACTCCAAGTAG
- a CDS encoding adenylate kinase: MRLVLVGPPGAGKGTQAQYIASNLSIPKISTGDIFRANVSGGTELGKLAKTYMDRGDLVPDKVTIAMVRDRLSEDDAQDGFLLDGFPRNVPQAEILRDMLKDWGQALDLVLELVVDDDEVVRRLAGRRTCSQCGRIWHVEFDDKQDDLCDACGGSLFQRDDDKEETIRHRLEVYQEQTAPLVAYYADEGILVGVDATGPVEEVTQRAMEAIRPFMG, translated from the coding sequence GTGCGTCTCGTTCTGGTCGGGCCCCCCGGAGCGGGAAAGGGGACGCAGGCCCAGTACATCGCATCGAACCTGTCCATCCCGAAGATCTCGACAGGTGACATTTTCCGTGCCAACGTCTCTGGCGGCACGGAGCTCGGCAAGTTGGCCAAGACCTACATGGACCGCGGCGACCTGGTGCCCGACAAGGTCACCATCGCCATGGTCCGTGACCGCCTCTCGGAGGACGACGCGCAGGACGGGTTCCTGCTCGACGGCTTCCCCCGCAACGTTCCCCAGGCCGAGATCCTGCGCGACATGCTCAAGGACTGGGGTCAGGCGCTCGACCTGGTGCTGGAACTCGTCGTCGACGACGACGAGGTGGTCAGGCGGCTGGCCGGGCGGCGCACCTGCAGCCAGTGCGGGCGCATCTGGCACGTCGAGTTCGACGACAAGCAGGACGACCTGTGCGACGCCTGCGGCGGATCGCTCTTCCAGCGTGACGACGACAAAGAGGAGACCATCCGGCACCGCCTGGAGGTCTACCAGGAGCAGACGGCGCCGCTCGTCGCCTACTACGCCGACGAGGGCATCCTGGTCGGGGTCGACGCGACGGGACCGGTCGAGGAGGTCACCCAGCGGGCCATGGAGGCCATCCGCCCGTTCATGGGATAG
- the rpsM gene encoding 30S ribosomal protein S13 — translation MARLVGVDLPREKRLEIALTYIYGIGRTRAKEILEATGVSGDLRVHQLSDTELVPMRDYIEANFKIEGDLRREVQADIRRKIEIGCYQGIRHRKGLPVHGQRTQTNARTRKGKKKTVAGKKKPGKK, via the coding sequence ATGGCCCGCCTGGTTGGCGTCGACCTCCCCCGCGAGAAGCGGCTGGAGATCGCTCTCACCTACATTTACGGAATCGGCCGCACCCGCGCCAAGGAAATCCTTGAGGCCACGGGTGTCAGCGGCGATCTGCGCGTGCACCAGCTCAGCGACACCGAGCTCGTCCCGATGCGTGACTACATCGAGGCGAACTTCAAGATCGAGGGTGACCTGCGCCGCGAGGTCCAGGCCGACATCCGTCGCAAGATCGAGATCGGTTGCTACCAGGGCATCCGGCACCGTAAGGGCCTGCCCGTCCACGGCCAGCGCACCCAGACCAACGCGCGCACCCGCAAGGGCAAGAAGAAGACCGTGGCCGGCAAGAAGAAGCCCGGTAAGAAGTAG
- the rpmJ gene encoding 50S ribosomal protein L36, with the protein MKVKPSVKKICDKCKVIRRHGRVMVICDNLRHKQRQG; encoded by the coding sequence ATGAAGGTAAAGCCGAGCGTCAAGAAGATCTGCGACAAGTGCAAGGTGATCCGCCGGCACGGTCGCGTCATGGTGATCTGCGACAACCTGCGCCACAAGCAGCGCCAGGGCTAG
- a CDS encoding DUF1707 SHOCT-like domain-containing protein, translating into MSQSPEMRASDVERDRVAAVLREHTAVGRLTMDEFNERLEQLYKSKTYGELARLTADLPDVDLRQRQVAKVPEAAVAKKQHAGMRAAWGAWAMASSINWAIWLIISVTSGDMVYPWPLWVMGPWGVILLVSSVFGGNEDNKKKS; encoded by the coding sequence ATGTCGCAGAGCCCCGAGATGCGAGCCTCCGACGTCGAACGTGACCGGGTGGCCGCAGTGCTCCGGGAACACACCGCGGTGGGGCGGCTCACCATGGACGAGTTCAACGAACGGCTGGAGCAGCTCTACAAGAGCAAGACGTACGGCGAGCTGGCCCGGCTGACCGCCGACCTGCCGGACGTGGACCTGCGCCAGCGCCAGGTGGCGAAGGTGCCGGAGGCGGCCGTCGCGAAGAAGCAGCACGCCGGCATGCGCGCGGCCTGGGGCGCCTGGGCGATGGCCAGCTCGATCAACTGGGCCATCTGGCTGATCATCAGCGTCACCTCCGGCGACATGGTCTACCCGTGGCCGCTGTGGGTGATGGGGCCGTGGGGCGTCATCCTGCTCGTGAGCAGCGTCTTCGGCGGGAACGAGGACAACAAGAAGAAGTCCTGA
- the rpsK gene encoding 30S ribosomal protein S11, protein MPPKSRQGAPKKVRRKEKKNVAHGHAHIKSTFNNTIVSITDPNGNVISWASAGHVGFKGSRKSTPFAAQMAAENAARRAMEHGMRKVDVFVKGPGSGRETAIRSLQATGLEVGSIQDVTPVPHNGCRPPKRRRV, encoded by the coding sequence ATGCCTCCTAAGAGCCGTCAGGGTGCGCCGAAGAAGGTGCGCCGCAAGGAGAAGAAGAACGTCGCTCACGGGCACGCCCACATCAAGAGCACGTTCAACAACACGATCGTCTCGATCACGGACCCCAACGGCAACGTGATCTCCTGGGCCAGCGCCGGCCACGTGGGGTTCAAGGGCTCCCGTAAGTCCACCCCGTTCGCCGCTCAGATGGCCGCCGAGAACGCCGCCCGCCGTGCCATGGAGCACGGCATGCGCAAGGTCGACGTCTTCGTCAAGGGTCCCGGCTCCGGCCGTGAGACCGCGATCCGCTCCCTCCAGGCCACCGGCCTCGAGGTGGGTTCGATCCAGGACGTCACCCCGGTTCCGCACAACGGCTGCCGTCCGCCGAAGCGCCGCCGCGTCTGA
- the rplM gene encoding 50S ribosomal protein L13 gives MRTYSPKPADVQRQWYVIDATDVVLGRLASHVATLLRGKHKPIFAPHVDTGDFVIVINAGKVSLSGNKLEQKKAYRHSGYPGGLRSVSYGELMEKRPEKAVEKAVKGMLPKNSLGRKMAKKLKVYAGAEHPHLAQQPVPFEITQIAQ, from the coding sequence GTGCGCACGTACTCACCGAAGCCCGCCGACGTCCAGCGTCAGTGGTACGTCATCGATGCGACCGATGTCGTGCTGGGCCGGCTGGCCAGCCACGTCGCGACCCTGCTCCGCGGCAAGCACAAGCCGATCTTCGCCCCGCACGTCGACACCGGTGACTTCGTCATCGTGATCAACGCGGGCAAGGTCTCGCTCAGTGGCAACAAGCTTGAGCAGAAGAAGGCCTACCGCCACTCGGGCTACCCGGGCGGTCTGCGCTCCGTGAGCTACGGCGAGCTCATGGAGAAGCGGCCGGAGAAGGCCGTCGAGAAGGCCGTCAAGGGAATGCTGCCCAAGAACTCCCTCGGCCGGAAGATGGCCAAGAAGCTGAAGGTCTACGCGGGTGCCGAGCACCCGCACCTGGCCCAGCAGCCGGTGCCGTTCGAGATCACCCAGATCGCCCAGTAG
- the rpsI gene encoding 30S ribosomal protein S9 encodes MAEPTGVETAVEAEVEDFSGEEFPSEYTTESAASADAPVRKPVTTGNSYGTGRRKEAIARVRIVPGTGKWTINGRSLDVYFPNKVHQQIVNEPFVVLGAEEAFDVIARIDGGGVTGQAGALRMGLSRALAILDVEVNRPPLKKAGFLTRDARATERKKYGLKKARKAPQYSKR; translated from the coding sequence GTGGCTGAGCCCACCGGTGTCGAGACGGCCGTCGAGGCCGAGGTGGAGGACTTCTCCGGCGAGGAGTTCCCTTCCGAGTACACCACCGAATCCGCTGCCAGCGCTGACGCCCCTGTGCGCAAGCCCGTCACCACGGGCAACTCGTACGGAACCGGCCGCCGCAAGGAGGCGATCGCCCGCGTGCGGATCGTCCCCGGCACCGGCAAGTGGACGATCAACGGTCGTTCGCTGGACGTGTACTTCCCCAACAAGGTCCACCAGCAGATCGTCAACGAGCCCTTCGTGGTGCTCGGCGCCGAGGAGGCGTTCGACGTCATCGCGCGCATCGACGGCGGCGGCGTGACCGGCCAGGCCGGTGCGCTGCGCATGGGCCTGTCCCGCGCGCTGGCGATCCTGGACGTCGAGGTCAACCGGCCGCCGCTGAAGAAGGCCGGATTCCTCACCCGTGACGCGCGCGCCACGGAGCGGAAGAAGTACGGCCTCAAGAAGGCCCGTAAGGCTCCGCAGTACAGCAAGCGCTAA
- the infA gene encoding translation initiation factor IF-1, with protein sequence MAKKDGAIEIEGTVVESLPNAMFRVQLDNGHKVLAHISGRMRMHYIRILPDDRVVVELSPYDLSRGRIVYRYK encoded by the coding sequence TTGGCCAAGAAAGACGGCGCCATCGAGATCGAGGGCACTGTGGTCGAGTCGCTCCCGAACGCCATGTTCCGGGTGCAGCTCGACAACGGCCATAAGGTCCTGGCCCACATCAGCGGACGGATGCGGATGCACTACATCCGGATTCTGCCTGACGACCGGGTGGTCGTGGAACTGAGCCCCTACGACCTCAGTCGTGGGCGGATCGTCTACCGATACAAGTAA